Proteins from a single region of Anser cygnoides isolate HZ-2024a breed goose chromosome 18, Taihu_goose_T2T_genome, whole genome shotgun sequence:
- the C18H17orf78 gene encoding uncharacterized protein C17orf78 homolog, with protein sequence MVTILIFSLVFAHTGLIGKDLGDYKCHVENASETAGHIRSLDIFLQAPGIAATKGKLSRSQKVSTLECFSHRSPVQVNLLHLEKTLGDLAEQAVEKCTLQSIEVTTSAVRAPALNHSCVLLTPKRRKFHRKLILRGKVFLPGMSSRVVKATLLKRKVFSGAPTIPAVRHENQTSREGIAPRNDKDLLIRQKICIFVKLLIACILLVTPICFIMIVIREIPCSCWCSDCMAGRRSSSRSTYAASEPVGHQTGMLLTRLLEDTKEKSLQCFA encoded by the exons ATGGTCACGATATTAATATTTAGCTTAGTGTTTGCACACACCGGGCTCATCGGAAAAG ACCTCGGAGACTACAAATGCCACGTGGAAAATGCCTCAGAAACAGCCGGCCACATAAGAAGCCTGGACATCTTTCTGCAAG CCCCTGGGATAGCAGCAACCAAAGGGAAGTTAAGCAGAAGCCAAAAAGTCAGCACTCTGGAATGCTTTAGTCATCGAAGCCCCGTGCAAGTCAATCTGCTGCACTTGGAGAAGACGCTCGGAGATTTGGCAGAGCAGGCCGTAGAGAAGTGCACCCTGCAGAGCATTGAAGTCACCACCAGTGCAGTCAGGGCACCCGCTCTCAACCACAGCTGTGTTTTACTGACGCCCAAGAGAAGGAAGTTTCATAGAAAACTTATTCTTAGAGGAAAAG TGTTCCTGCCAGGGATGTCCAGCCGTGTTGTAAAAGCAACGCTGCTCAAGCGGAAAGTTTTTTCCGGGGCTCCGACTATCCCAGCTGTGCGCCACGAAAACCAGACTTCACGGG AGGGAATTGCACCCAGAAATGACAAAGATTTGCTGATCAGACAAAAAATATGCATCTTCGTTAAACTGCTCATCGCTTGCATCCTGTTAGTCACTCCGATATGCTTCATCATGATTGTCATACGCGAAATTCCCTGCTCG TGCTGGTGCTCTGACTGTATGGCCGGCAgacggagcagcagcagaagcacgTACGCAGCCTCAGAGCCAGTGGGTCACCAAACGGGAATGCTTCTAACCCGGCTACTTGAGGACACGAAAGAGAAATCGCTGCAATGTTTTGCCTGA